The Lutibacter profundi genome includes a region encoding these proteins:
- a CDS encoding phosphoenolpyruvate carboxylase: MHKSPKLTRFNENVLAKYQIYNSIFMTLPFDTITKTGVLLPLFHDVCENGFLNKKNPTEIVETFFKTYQENPTETEKINLLFKFIQYIERQVVLFDAIEDAAFPIVNNMDGVGTLRNSKEMASLENKKEDLKNYLKNFKVRVVLTAHPTQFYPGTVLGIITDLTEAIENNNLLLINKLLAQLGKTPFFKHEKPTPFDEAINLIWYLENVFYHSISKVYSYIQSNILNGELIDNEIINLGFWPGGDRDGNPFVTTQITLDVAKRLKQTILKNYYKDIRLLKRRLTFDGVEQPILELEKMIFENSVNSDFKTLLPLNLFKEKLFQIKETLITKHQSLYLDEINDFINKVHLFGYHFATLDIRQDSRIHHTVFSEIVTTLQKNGSNLFPKNYLELSENEQLNILSKVSDNIDISIFKDEMVTKTLSSIHAVKTIQQSNGEKGANRYIISNNQTAVNVMETFAMFNLCDFKHNITVDIIPLFETINDLTNATSVMKKLYTNTAYKKHLKNRNNKQTIMLGFSDGTKDGGYLMANWSIFKAKENLTKISREHGIKVIFFDGRGGPPARGGGKTHQFYASLGPTIEDEEIQLTVQGQTISSNFGTLDAAQYNIEQLLSSGISNELFSSTNNVMTKEDTEIMNDLALTSYEAYTNFKNHPKFLPYLERMSTLKYYAKTNIGSRPSKRSKSKKLNFADLRAIPFVGSWSQLKQNVPGFYGVGSALKKYEDNGEFNKLKTFYNNSDFFKTLIGNSMMSLSKSFFELTKYMSEDEEFGAFWKLIYNEYKISKRLILKLSNYDELMQSNKVGKASIDIRENIVLPLLTIQQYALREIQKLQKQQNPDTNLIKVYEKMVTRSLFGNINASRNSA, encoded by the coding sequence ATGCACAAATCACCAAAACTTACGAGGTTTAACGAAAATGTACTCGCAAAATACCAAATTTACAATAGTATTTTTATGACACTTCCGTTTGATACAATAACAAAAACAGGCGTTTTGTTACCACTATTTCATGATGTTTGTGAAAATGGGTTTTTAAACAAAAAAAATCCAACCGAAATTGTAGAAACCTTTTTTAAAACATACCAAGAAAACCCAACTGAAACAGAAAAAATAAATTTATTGTTTAAATTTATTCAATACATTGAACGTCAGGTTGTTTTATTTGATGCAATTGAAGATGCAGCATTCCCAATTGTTAACAATATGGATGGTGTTGGGACTTTACGGAATAGCAAAGAAATGGCCTCTTTAGAAAACAAAAAAGAAGATTTAAAAAATTATCTCAAAAACTTTAAAGTTCGCGTTGTTTTAACAGCTCACCCAACACAATTTTATCCTGGAACTGTTTTAGGAATTATAACAGATTTAACAGAAGCTATTGAAAATAATAATTTATTATTAATAAATAAACTTCTAGCTCAGTTGGGAAAAACTCCGTTTTTTAAACACGAAAAGCCCACTCCTTTTGATGAAGCCATTAATTTAATATGGTATTTAGAAAATGTATTCTATCACTCAATTTCAAAAGTATACAGCTATATTCAAAGCAACATATTAAACGGGGAACTAATTGATAATGAGATAATTAATTTAGGTTTTTGGCCTGGAGGTGATAGAGATGGAAACCCTTTTGTTACCACACAAATTACTTTAGATGTTGCCAAACGTTTAAAACAAACCATTTTAAAAAATTATTATAAAGATATTCGTTTATTAAAAAGGCGTTTAACTTTTGATGGTGTTGAACAGCCTATTTTAGAATTAGAAAAAATGATTTTTGAAAATAGCGTTAATTCTGATTTTAAAACACTACTTCCTTTAAACTTGTTTAAAGAAAAATTATTTCAAATAAAAGAAACACTTATTACAAAACACCAATCTCTTTATTTAGATGAAATTAACGATTTTATCAATAAAGTGCACTTATTTGGATATCATTTTGCAACGTTAGATATTCGACAAGATAGTAGAATCCATCACACAGTTTTTTCAGAAATTGTAACAACTTTACAAAAAAATGGAAGTAACTTATTTCCAAAAAACTATTTAGAACTTTCAGAAAATGAACAACTAAACATTCTTTCAAAAGTTTCTGATAACATTGATATATCTATTTTTAAAGATGAAATGGTTACCAAAACATTAAGCTCAATACACGCTGTAAAAACCATTCAGCAAAGTAATGGAGAAAAAGGCGCAAATCGCTATATTATTAGTAATAACCAAACTGCCGTAAATGTAATGGAAACATTTGCAATGTTTAATTTATGCGATTTTAAACACAATATAACCGTTGATATTATTCCACTTTTTGAAACTATTAATGACTTAACAAATGCAACGAGTGTTATGAAAAAATTATACACAAACACTGCCTATAAAAAGCATTTGAAAAATAGAAATAATAAACAAACTATTATGCTTGGCTTTTCTGACGGAACAAAAGATGGTGGTTATTTAATGGCAAACTGGTCTATTTTTAAAGCAAAAGAAAACTTAACAAAAATATCTAGAGAGCACGGTATAAAAGTTATCTTTTTTGATGGTCGTGGTGGCCCACCTGCTCGTGGTGGTGGAAAAACACATCAATTTTATGCGTCATTAGGCCCAACCATTGAAGATGAAGAAATACAATTAACGGTACAAGGACAAACTATTAGCTCCAATTTTGGAACCTTAGATGCTGCTCAATACAATATTGAACAATTATTAAGTTCAGGAATTTCAAACGAATTATTTAGTAGTACTAATAATGTTATGACTAAAGAAGATACTGAAATTATGAATGATTTGGCATTAACTAGCTATGAAGCTTATACCAATTTCAAAAACCATCCAAAATTTTTACCATACTTAGAACGAATGAGTACTTTAAAATATTATGCTAAAACGAATATTGGAAGTCGACCTTCAAAACGTTCTAAATCTAAAAAATTAAACTTTGCAGATTTACGTGCTATACCTTTTGTTGGCTCTTGGAGTCAGCTAAAACAAAATGTTCCTGGTTTTTATGGCGTTGGATCTGCTCTAAAAAAATATGAAGATAATGGTGAATTTAATAAACTAAAAACATTTTATAATAATTCCGATTTTTTCAAAACACTTATTGGAAATAGTATGATGTCTCTTTCAAAATCTTTTTTTGAACTAACCAAATATATGAGTGAAGATGAAGAATTTGGAGCTTTTTGGAAACTTATTTACAATGAATATAAAATTTCGAAAAGGCTTATTTTAAAACTTTCTAACTATGATGAATTAATGCAAAGCAATAAAGTTGGAAAAGCATCTATAGATATTCGCGAAAATATTGTGCTACCTTTACTAACCATACAACAATATGCATTGCGTGAGATTCAGAAATTACAAAAACAACAAAATCCTGATACTAATTTAATTAAAGTATATGAAAAAATGGTAACTAGATCATTGTTTGGAAATATTAACGCAAGTAGAAATTCAGCTTAA
- the tilS gene encoding tRNA lysidine(34) synthetase TilS: MKVVLQKHIHQNLSFLKDKNLLIAISGGIDSTVLADLFYQLNFSISLAHCNFMLRGKESKKDEQFVKELGDKLKIPTFIIQFETKKYALENGISTQMAARDLRYNWFQKITQQNNIDFILTAHQKDDVIETFIINLTRGTGLDGLTGIPEINGNIIRPLLPFDRNDILIYATKNKLQWREDQSNSSLRYVRNKIRHKIVPVLKELNPSLLDTFQNTLENLKESKQIIKDCIQNVKQKVITTHNNEMHFNISELKKLSNPKIYLYELLKEYGFTAWNDVDDLLNAQSGKQLLSKTHRLLKDRAVLILTNLSNTEESGVFEIKENTSKITFPIQLEFEKIEIPFDTKKHQNKIFNELISTETNTISIDFNKLTYPLILRKKRKGDYFYPIGLGGKKKISKFFKDQKLSLIDKENMWLLCSDNDIIWIVGKRLDDRFKVSKSTSTILKIKL; the protein is encoded by the coding sequence ATGAAAGTTGTTTTACAAAAACATATCCATCAAAATTTATCATTTTTAAAAGATAAAAATTTACTGATTGCTATCTCTGGCGGAATTGACAGCACTGTTTTAGCTGATTTATTTTATCAGCTAAACTTTTCAATTTCATTAGCACATTGTAATTTCATGTTACGAGGAAAAGAAAGTAAAAAAGATGAACAATTTGTAAAAGAATTAGGTGATAAATTAAAAATACCTACATTTATAATTCAATTTGAAACAAAAAAATACGCACTAGAAAATGGTATCTCAACTCAAATGGCAGCTAGAGATTTACGTTACAATTGGTTTCAAAAAATTACACAGCAAAACAATATTGATTTTATATTAACTGCACATCAAAAAGATGATGTAATTGAAACTTTCATTATTAATTTAACACGAGGAACAGGTTTAGATGGATTAACCGGTATCCCTGAAATTAATGGCAATATCATAAGACCTTTACTTCCTTTTGATAGAAATGATATTTTAATTTATGCTACCAAAAATAAATTACAATGGAGAGAGGATCAGAGCAATTCATCTTTAAGATATGTTAGAAATAAGATTAGACACAAAATAGTTCCTGTTTTAAAAGAATTAAATCCCAGTTTGTTAGACACATTTCAAAATACCCTTGAAAACCTGAAAGAGAGCAAGCAAATTATTAAAGATTGCATTCAAAATGTTAAGCAAAAAGTTATAACTACCCATAATAATGAAATGCATTTTAATATTTCAGAATTAAAAAAATTAAGTAATCCGAAAATTTATTTATACGAATTATTAAAAGAATATGGATTTACAGCATGGAATGATGTAGACGACTTATTAAATGCGCAAAGCGGAAAACAACTTTTGAGTAAAACACATAGATTACTTAAAGATAGAGCTGTTTTAATTTTAACTAATTTATCAAATACAGAAGAATCTGGAGTATTTGAAATTAAAGAAAATACCTCTAAAATAACTTTCCCTATTCAATTAGAATTTGAAAAAATTGAAATCCCTTTTGATACCAAAAAACATCAAAATAAAATTTTTAATGAATTAATTTCCACTGAGACAAATACTATTTCAATTGATTTTAACAAACTTACATATCCCTTAATTTTACGAAAAAAACGAAAGGGAGATTATTTTTACCCAATAGGTTTAGGTGGAAAAAAGAAAATAAGCAAGTTTTTTAAAGATCAAAAACTTTCGCTAATTGACAAAGAAAATATGTGGCTTTTATGTTCTGATAATGATATTATTTGGATTGTAGGAAAAAGACTAGATGACAGATTTAAAGTTTCTAAGTCTACTTCAACAATTTTAAAAATAAAATTGTAA